TACATCCAAAGTCATTGCCCCCCCTTGTGAAAAGCCACACAAAATTGTGCGCGACAGAGGAACACCAGTAGAACTTTCTAAAGATTTCAGCCAATCAGTTAAACTTTCTTTGCTTTGTGTTAATTCCTGATGACTTTTTTGCAGTGATTCTTGTGCTTGTGTGAACGAATACCACATCCATCCCCCCGATCTTACATAAGGCTGAGGAAAGGGAGCATTAGGAAACAAAAACTGGTAATCATGCAATTTTAACAACGGTGCTACAGATGCTAGATCTTGAGCATTAGCGCCCCAGCCATGCAAGGCTACAACTAAACCAACTGGTGTCTTACCGCTAGCTGGTGGTATGGAAATAACTGATAAAGACAGAAGATTACTCCTAATAAACGCAACTCACCAATTTGAGACACTATCAAAGTGTTCATCTTTAAGAATAATGTGGTGACCCGCATCGAATTTAATCCACCCTTGGTGTTGTAATTTACTAAAAAGCCGTGTAATTGTAACTCTTGTTGTCCCGATAGTATTGGCAATATTTTGATGGGTCAAACGAATACTTATACGAGTGCCTCCAGGTACAGGTTGACCCATTTCTTGTTTTAACAATAGTAGTAAGCGGCGCAAACGATCTTCCACTCGTCGCTGTCCGATAATCGCTAACAGTGCCTCTGTTTGTCGCTGCCGTCTGACTAATTGCGGCAATATCGTCTGAGATAAACTTGGAGAAGCTTCTATTTCCCTAAGTGCAAACCACTTCAAGTATACAGTTGATATGGCTTTTGCCTGATAAGAAGGTAAAGATGTTAACCACTCACCAAAAAACATCGAAGGCCCCGCCCAACCAAGTAACACCTCTTCTCCATTGTTACAAAATGTATTAAGTTGCACTAAACCCTGACATACCTGCCACATCCCCTGTGTTAGTAGCGGAATTTCTTCTCCCTTGGCATATAAGTGCAACCGATTTTCTTCGTTCACTTCGTATTGGTCTAATACTAAATTAGCTTTATAAGTTAGAAACATAAGGCGCAAGTCTCCTCAGCAAGGAGATACAGACTGAGTAGTGCTAAACCTTAATTATCTAAAAGCTATGTATATGATCGCGTATACGTAAACGTATAACTTGAGTGCTGGTTTTAATCAGCACCAAAATTAACCTAGATATGTAAATAAGCGGTAGACTTTTTATGATGGGCAAGCTAGATTTTACTGCTAATTAAAGAAAGCAGCAGCTAGTGTCAAATATAATGATGTTAGGCTGACACCACAACTCTTAAAGCATCATGAATTATTGAGTTAAGTCACTCTTTTTGCTCAATCGGATTAAGTAACTCTAGACGGAAGGAGGTTCTGGTTTCAGCATCAATGTATTTATTTTGTAAAAACTGCCAATGCTGCCAGGATTTGTAACTATTTTGTGACAATTGCTTAACTAAAGTGGGTAGCTTTTTATCATTATCTGAGTCTAAGGCTACTGAGATAAATTCTGATAAAACCACACTATCCTGAATTTCACCCAATATTTTTTGAATTTCTTTCAAATCTTCTAGATGAGCTATATATTTTGAGCCGTAAAATTCTGTAAATAACTCCATTTGATAGCGCGATCGCTTAGTTTGTTTACGCAAGCTGTGAAGTAGCTTACCTTGATCAATTAACAGTTGTTCTACCTCAGACTGAGGCATAGCTTTGGAAACGCCAATTTTGCCTTCTGCTACCTGAACCCCTACTAACCAGCCTGGATGAAGTAGAAATTCACTTACGGATGGCAAAAGTAAATCTGGCAATACTTCAGAAATTGGCAATTGAGCTACTCCTAAGTATCGCGGTTCCTCTAACCAATTTTTCAAAGCTTTCTTCAAATGCTGATAACTTTTACTCTCTAGGGCAGATTGCGCTTTTGCTAGTGCTTGTTTACGCTGTTTATCTAGATACTCTAAAACTTGTTTTAAGTATTTTTGCTCTGATTTTGGTAACTCAGGTTCATACTCATTTAAGAACGTTTCCTTAAGCACATCTAAATCTCGTAACTCTCCGAGTATCCGAGCAACTTTAGCAATCTTTTTTTCAGCAGCAGCTTTAGGCAAGTCTAAAACCACTTGAAATCCTGTGACTGCTGAACGCAAGCGACGCATCCCC
Above is a window of Oculatellaceae cyanobacterium DNA encoding:
- a CDS encoding CHAD domain-containing protein; translation: MKKPTINNTNTLGDWGYIAIEQHLDKILKHEEDVLNDRDPEALHQMRVGMRRLRSAVTGFQVVLDLPKAAAEKKIAKVARILGELRDLDVLKETFLNEYEPELPKSEQKYLKQVLEYLDKQRKQALAKAQSALESKSYQHLKKALKNWLEEPRYLGVAQLPISEVLPDLLLPSVSEFLLHPGWLVGVQVAEGKIGVSKAMPQSEVEQLLIDQGKLLHSLRKQTKRSRYQMELFTEFYGSKYIAHLEDLKEIQKILGEIQDSVVLSEFISVALDSDNDKKLPTLVKQLSQNSYKSWQHWQFLQNKYIDAETRTSFRLELLNPIEQKE
- a CDS encoding Crp/Fnr family transcriptional regulator; amino-acid sequence: MFLTYKANLVLDQYEVNEENRLHLYAKGEEIPLLTQGMWQVCQGLVQLNTFCNNGEEVLLGWAGPSMFFGEWLTSLPSYQAKAISTVYLKWFALREIEASPSLSQTILPQLVRRQRQTEALLAIIGQRRVEDRLRRLLLLLKQEMGQPVPGGTRISIRLTHQNIANTIGTTRVTITRLFSKLQHQGWIKFDAGHHIILKDEHFDSVSNW
- a CDS encoding dienelactone hydrolase family protein, which codes for MRSNLLSLSVISIPPASGKTPVGLVVALHGWGANAQDLASVAPLLKLHDYQFLFPNAPFPQPYVRSGGWMWYSFTQAQESLQKSHQELTQSKESLTDWLKSLESSTGVPLSRTILCGFSQGGAMTLDVGLNLPLAGLVVLSGYLHPITQPSVGEARRRHRAFPPVLIVHGRFDSTVPISAAQKARDTLKAMGVAVQYQEFDMAHEIRPEVLELIQNFVTNNITS